One Campylobacter concisus ATCC 51562 DNA window includes the following coding sequences:
- a CDS encoding efflux transporter outer membrane subunit has protein sequence MKNKAFILITTAFLAGCSFRPDMPNVDTNFTSTYTYETSDIRDLWWREFNDENLNSLVENALEKNTNLRVAYLNLEKAKASLGVAEADLLPGVNLNVGYTKAKTSGETYTKQPQTRYRSSSINLGLNYEIDLWGRVRNNVAAAEESLNATKFDYDSARLSISSSVAKSYFALVSLNMQEAVLRETLKTYEDTLALRKTQLDLGSINEMTYLQSKAAVESAKTNLTSILNAKSKAITSLAILTGKSNNEILGGAVASSQNLPASPEISAGISSEILLRRSDVAKALADLKATNALVGVARAEYFPSISMTGLFGFSSIDFENIFVGNANTWSIGGSLAQKIFDFGRTKNNVAVAKTNEQIAAVNYEAAVKSALGEVRDALVSRQNAKISLEQVKNLLKSQQRIYSLAKEQYDAGYIGHLELLDAQRNLLQAKLQDVSAKLDEVDSAVEVYRAFGGGFRLEK, from the coding sequence ATGAAAAATAAGGCGTTTATACTTATAACGACAGCGTTTTTAGCTGGTTGCTCATTTCGTCCAGATATGCCAAATGTAGATACAAATTTCACATCTACTTACACTTATGAGACAAGCGATATAAGGGATCTTTGGTGGAGAGAATTTAACGATGAAAATTTAAATTCTCTAGTAGAAAATGCACTTGAGAAAAATACAAATTTACGTGTTGCTTATTTAAATTTAGAGAAGGCAAAGGCAAGCCTTGGCGTTGCTGAGGCTGACTTGCTCCCTGGGGTAAATTTAAATGTAGGCTACACCAAGGCAAAAACCAGTGGGGAAACCTACACTAAGCAGCCTCAAACACGTTATAGAAGTTCGAGCATAAATTTAGGACTAAACTACGAGATAGATCTCTGGGGCAGAGTAAGAAATAATGTAGCAGCAGCTGAAGAAAGCCTAAATGCAACCAAATTTGACTACGATAGCGCGAGACTAAGTATCAGCTCAAGTGTTGCAAAAAGCTACTTTGCGTTAGTTTCATTAAATATGCAAGAAGCTGTGCTAAGAGAGACTTTAAAAACTTATGAAGACACGCTAGCGCTTCGCAAAACACAGCTTGATCTTGGAAGCATAAATGAGATGACTTATTTGCAAAGTAAGGCAGCAGTAGAAAGCGCTAAGACCAATCTTACTTCTATATTAAATGCAAAGTCAAAAGCTATCACCTCACTAGCTATCTTGACTGGTAAAAGTAATAATGAAATTTTAGGTGGAGCTGTTGCTAGCTCGCAAAATTTACCAGCTTCTCCAGAGATAAGTGCTGGCATCAGCTCTGAAATTTTGCTAAGAAGAAGCGACGTGGCAAAGGCACTGGCTGATTTAAAAGCTACAAATGCTCTTGTTGGTGTTGCAAGGGCTGAGTATTTTCCAAGCATTTCAATGACTGGACTTTTTGGCTTTTCAAGTATTGATTTTGAAAATATCTTTGTTGGAAATGCCAATACATGGAGCATAGGTGGCTCTTTAGCACAGAAAATTTTTGATTTTGGTAGGACAAAAAATAATGTTGCAGTGGCTAAAACAAATGAACAAATTGCTGCTGTTAATTATGAAGCCGCGGTAAAATCGGCTCTTGGTGAAGTAAGAGATGCGCTTGTTTCAAGGCAAAATGCAAAAATTTCTTTGGAACAAGTGAAAAATTTGCTAAAATCCCAACAAAGAATTTACTCGCTTGCTAAAGAGCAATATGACGCTGGCTACATTGGACATTTAGAGCTTCTTGATGCGCAGAGAAATTTGCTTCAAGCAAAATTACAAGACGTCTCAGCAAAGCTTGATGAGGTCGACAGTGCAGTTGAAGTTTATAGAGCTTTTGGTGGTGGTTTTAGGTTAGAAAAATAA